The following are encoded together in the Bacillus sp. V2I10 genome:
- the cspD gene encoding cold-shock protein CspD, producing the protein MQATGKVKWFNSEKGFGFIEVEGGNDVFVHFSAITGEGYKTLEEGQEVEFNIVEGNRGPQAENVVKL; encoded by the coding sequence ATGCAAGCAACTGGAAAAGTAAAATGGTTTAATTCAGAAAAAGGCTTTGGATTTATCGAAGTTGAAGGCGGAAACGATGTATTCGTTCACTTCAGCGCGATCACTGGCGAAGGGTACAAAACGTTAGAAGAAGGCCAAGAAGTTGAATTCAACATCGTTGAAGGCAACCGCGGACCTCAAGCTGAGAACGTTGTAAAATTATAA
- a CDS encoding NAD(P)-dependent alcohol dehydrogenase gives MKAIVYTKYGPPDVLQLKEAEKPAPTDNEILVKVKAATVTAADIRVRSFTVPLSFWLPARVTLGFRQPKKTTLGMELAGEVESVGKDVKLFKDGDQVFAASQVGFGAYAEYKCLPEDGPISIKPSNITYEEAAAIPIGARTALYYLRKANIQSGQKVLVYGASGSVGTYAVQIAKHLGAKVTGVCSTTNLELVKSLGADQVIDYTTEDFSNKGETYDVIFEAVGKSSFSACMKSLKKNGTYLNVTVPLPGFRMLWTKLTSSKKLILSQNSPENSEALNFLKELVEAGKLIVVIDRSYAFEEIVEAHRYVEKGHKKGNVVITVEHNNKSYK, from the coding sequence ATGAAAGCAATCGTGTACACAAAGTACGGTCCCCCCGACGTTCTACAACTGAAAGAGGCAGAAAAACCTGCTCCTACGGATAATGAAATACTGGTAAAAGTAAAAGCTGCAACCGTAACAGCAGCAGATATTCGGGTACGGAGTTTTACAGTTCCTCTCTCTTTTTGGCTGCCTGCTCGAGTAACACTTGGTTTTAGACAACCCAAAAAAACTACATTGGGGATGGAGTTAGCTGGGGAAGTTGAGTCAGTAGGCAAAGACGTCAAGCTGTTTAAGGACGGTGATCAGGTTTTTGCAGCTTCCCAAGTGGGTTTTGGTGCATATGCAGAGTATAAGTGTCTGCCTGAAGATGGACCAATATCTATTAAACCATCCAATATAACTTATGAGGAAGCAGCAGCGATTCCCATTGGGGCACGTACAGCATTGTATTATCTTAGAAAAGCTAACATTCAGAGTGGACAAAAAGTCCTTGTCTATGGAGCTTCAGGAAGTGTAGGAACTTATGCAGTACAGATTGCCAAGCATCTCGGAGCAAAAGTTACAGGAGTCTGCAGTACCACGAATTTAGAATTGGTAAAATCTCTGGGAGCCGATCAGGTAATTGACTACACTACAGAAGATTTTTCGAATAAAGGCGAGACTTATGATGTTATCTTTGAAGCGGTAGGCAAGAGTTCGTTTTCAGCTTGTATGAAATCGCTAAAGAAGAACGGAACCTATCTAAATGTCACTGTTCCTTTACCAGGTTTTCGAATGCTATGGACTAAATTGACAAGCAGCAAGAAACTAATATTGAGTCAAAATTCACCTGAAAATTCCGAAGCTCTAAACTTCCTCAAAGAACTTGTTGAGGCAGGAAAGTTAATAGTGGTCATTGACAGATCCTATGCGTTTGAAGAGATCGTTGAAGCCCATAGATATGTCGAGAAAGGACACAAGAAGGGAAATGTCGTCATAACTGTGGAACATAACAACAAATCCTATAAATGA
- a CDS encoding TlpA disulfide reductase family protein: MKLREQMPELNGAVEWLNGQQTKEDLIGEKPTLIHFWSVSCHLCKEAMPQVNEFRDQYKDKLNVIAVHMPRSEDDLNIEDIKKVASEHDITQPIFVDSEHKLTDAFDNQYVPAYYVFDKTGALRHFQAGGSGMKMLEKRVNRVLTETENAE; encoded by the coding sequence ATGAAATTACGCGAACAAATGCCGGAATTAAACGGTGCTGTGGAGTGGCTGAACGGTCAGCAGACAAAAGAAGATTTAATCGGGGAAAAACCTACGCTCATTCACTTTTGGTCTGTAAGCTGCCATCTTTGCAAGGAGGCAATGCCCCAGGTGAATGAATTCAGAGATCAGTACAAAGATAAGCTGAACGTAATTGCCGTTCATATGCCTAGATCAGAAGATGATCTTAACATAGAGGATATTAAAAAAGTAGCATCTGAGCATGACATCACTCAGCCGATTTTCGTTGACAGCGAGCACAAGCTGACAGATGCTTTTGACAATCAATATGTGCCTGCATATTATGTATTTGATAAAACTGGAGCTCTTCGTCATTTCCAGGCAGGCGGCAGCGGCATGAAAATGCTTGAGAAGCGCGTAAATCGCGTATTAACTGAAACAGAAAACGCAGAATAA
- a CDS encoding peroxiredoxin, with translation MAERMVGKQAPRFEMDAVMANKEFGKVSLEENLKNDKWTVLFFYPMDFTFVCPTEITSMSDRYDEFDDLDAEVIGVSTDTIHTHLAWINTDRKENGLGELKFPLAADTNHVVSREYGVLIEDEGVALRGLFIINPDGELQYTVVNHNNIGRDVDETLRVLQALQTGGLCPANWKPGQATL, from the coding sequence ATGGCAGAACGCATGGTAGGAAAACAAGCTCCGCGATTTGAAATGGATGCTGTAATGGCTAACAAAGAATTTGGTAAAGTAAGTCTTGAAGAAAACTTGAAAAACGATAAATGGACAGTATTATTCTTCTATCCAATGGATTTCACGTTTGTATGTCCAACTGAAATTACATCTATGTCTGACCGTTACGATGAGTTCGATGACCTTGACGCTGAAGTAATCGGTGTTTCAACGGATACAATTCACACTCACTTAGCATGGATCAACACAGACCGCAAAGAAAACGGTCTTGGCGAATTGAAATTCCCGCTTGCAGCTGATACGAACCATGTAGTATCACGCGAGTACGGGGTGTTAATTGAAGATGAGGGTGTTGCTCTTCGCGGACTATTCATCATCAATCCAGACGGCGAGCTTCAATATACTGTTGTAAACCACAACAACATCGGCCGCGATGTAGATGAAACACTTCGTGTGCTTCAAGCATTGCAAACTGGCGGACTTTGCCCAGCTAACTGGAAGCCAGGACAAGCAACTCTATAA
- a CDS encoding mechanosensitive ion channel family protein: protein MTTAGIITLKLIGILIAFVVVRAIGTRIVNKTFVRVQERQSISIGRSRTLQSLTLNLFSYILIFIFVVMVFEVFEYDATALLAGAGVVGLAIGFGAQGLVSDVVTGFFLLLEKQLDVEDYVTTAGYSGIVEQVGLRTTQIRSFDGTLNFVPNREIISLSNHSRGNMRVLVDIGISYDDNIDEAIAVLQEACDRIAAEDPAIVDGPSVIGVQGLGASDVVIRIIAKTENMMQWGVERNLRKKLKETLDAHGIEIPFPHQVFVEKKAHEVQH from the coding sequence ATGACAACTGCTGGAATTATCACTTTAAAGCTGATTGGGATCCTGATTGCTTTTGTCGTGGTGAGAGCGATTGGCACAAGGATCGTTAATAAGACCTTTGTACGTGTGCAGGAGCGCCAGTCCATTTCAATCGGCCGATCAAGAACACTTCAAAGCTTAACATTAAATCTCTTTTCTTATATTCTGATTTTCATTTTTGTCGTTATGGTGTTCGAGGTATTTGAATATGATGCGACTGCACTGCTTGCCGGTGCCGGTGTTGTCGGTCTTGCCATCGGTTTTGGGGCTCAGGGGCTTGTAAGCGACGTGGTAACAGGTTTCTTTTTACTTCTTGAAAAACAGCTTGATGTGGAGGACTACGTTACGACTGCAGGATACTCAGGAATTGTTGAACAGGTTGGACTGCGGACGACTCAGATCAGAAGCTTTGACGGCACTCTGAACTTTGTGCCGAATCGTGAAATTATCAGCTTAAGCAATCATTCGCGCGGAAATATGAGGGTGCTCGTAGATATAGGAATTTCATATGATGATAATATAGATGAAGCCATCGCCGTCCTTCAGGAAGCGTGCGACCGCATTGCCGCGGAAGATCCGGCGATCGTTGATGGACCAAGCGTCATTGGCGTTCAGGGTTTAGGAGCTTCAGATGTTGTGATCCGCATCATTGCCAAAACAGAAAACATGATGCAATGGGGTGTTGAGAGAAATCTCCGCAAAAAATTAAAAGAAACACTTGATGCCCATGGTATTGAGATACCGTTTCCGCATCAGGTTTTTGTAGAGAAAAAGGCGCATGAAGTACAACATTAA
- a CDS encoding YkuS family protein: MPKIGVEQSLSDVTAALQEKGYEVVQLRNEEDAKGCDFCIITGQDSNVMGISNAVTNGSVFSASGYTADEICQHVESRMR; the protein is encoded by the coding sequence ATGCCAAAAATAGGTGTTGAACAATCATTATCAGATGTAACAGCTGCTCTTCAGGAAAAAGGTTATGAAGTTGTTCAATTGCGAAATGAAGAAGATGCTAAAGGCTGTGACTTCTGCATCATCACAGGGCAAGACTCCAATGTCATGGGGATCAGCAATGCGGTGACAAATGGTTCTGTATTCAGTGCAAGCGGTTATACGGCAGATGAAATTTGCCAGCATGTTGAGAGCAGAATGCGATAG
- a CDS encoding N-acetyldiaminopimelate deacetylase: MDQLPALINIRRDLHRIPELGFQEFKTQEYLLIYLGSLPSERLEIKTWKTGIFVKVKGIDPVKTIAYRADMDGLPIIEETEYSFQSDHPDRMHACGHDFHMTIALGIITYFVQNPVRDDLLFIFQPAEEGPGGAEPMLRSDIMKEWKPDLITALHIAPEYPVGTIATRPGLLFANTSELFIDLKGKGGHAAYPHTTQDMIVAAASLVTQLQSVVARNVDPLDSAVITFGKITGGTVQNIIAENARLEGTIRTLSVESMEKVKERIEALVHGLEIGYSCKAVIDYGSMYHQVYNHHELTEEFMDFTKVNTDTEVVLCREAMTGEDFGYMLDEIPGFMFWLGVESPYGLHHSKLQPKEEAIEAAVQLMCKYFLYKAN; encoded by the coding sequence ATGGATCAATTACCAGCATTAATTAATATTCGAAGGGATCTCCACCGTATCCCTGAACTTGGCTTTCAGGAGTTTAAAACACAGGAATATCTGTTGATTTATTTAGGCTCCCTGCCTTCTGAAAGACTGGAAATCAAAACGTGGAAAACAGGAATATTTGTAAAAGTAAAAGGGATCGATCCAGTGAAAACAATTGCCTATCGCGCGGATATGGACGGGCTGCCGATTATTGAAGAAACGGAATATTCTTTTCAGTCAGACCACCCAGACCGCATGCACGCCTGCGGGCATGATTTTCATATGACTATTGCCCTTGGCATTATCACTTATTTTGTTCAAAATCCGGTAAGAGACGATCTCCTTTTTATTTTTCAGCCTGCTGAGGAGGGGCCAGGCGGAGCTGAGCCGATGCTACGCAGTGATATCATGAAAGAGTGGAAGCCGGATCTTATTACAGCTCTTCATATTGCGCCTGAATATCCGGTAGGAACAATTGCAACTCGTCCTGGACTGCTTTTTGCCAATACATCTGAGCTGTTTATTGACCTAAAAGGCAAGGGCGGACATGCAGCATATCCTCATACGACTCAGGATATGATCGTTGCAGCTGCATCACTGGTCACACAGCTCCAGTCTGTAGTGGCTAGGAATGTTGATCCTCTGGACAGTGCAGTCATTACTTTCGGAAAAATTACCGGCGGGACAGTACAAAATATTATTGCAGAGAATGCAAGACTCGAAGGCACCATCCGCACGCTCTCTGTAGAATCAATGGAAAAAGTGAAGGAGCGGATTGAAGCGCTTGTCCATGGTCTTGAAATCGGCTACTCATGCAAGGCGGTTATTGATTATGGCTCGATGTACCACCAAGTATATAACCATCACGAGCTTACGGAAGAATTTATGGACTTTACGAAAGTAAATACCGATACAGAGGTTGTATTATGCCGTGAAGCCATGACAGGCGAGGATTTCGGATATATGCTTGATGAAATTCCTGGCTTTATGTTCTGGCTTGGAGTGGAATCCCCATATGGACTCCATCATTCCAAGCTGCAGCCAAAGGAAGAAGCGATTGAAGCGGCAGTTCAGCTAATGTGCAAATATTTTCTGTATAAAGCAAACTAA
- the dapD gene encoding 2,3,4,5-tetrahydropyridine-2,6-dicarboxylate N-acetyltransferase: MKMMDANEIISFIQNSTKSTPVKVYVKGDIEGIDFGSSTKTFLNGNSGVVFGEWTEIQEALTKNEAKIEDFVVENDRRNSAIPLLDMKGIKARIEPGAIIRDQVEIGDNAVIMMGASINIGSVIGEGTMIDMNVVLGGRATVGKNCHIGAGSVLAGVIEPPSAKPVVIEDDVVIGANAVVLEGVTVGKGAVVAAGAIVIDDVAPYTVVAGTPARKIKDIDEKTKSKTEIKQELRQL, translated from the coding sequence ATGAAAATGATGGATGCAAATGAGATTATTTCATTTATTCAAAATAGCACGAAATCGACACCTGTAAAAGTTTATGTAAAAGGTGACATTGAAGGTATTGATTTTGGATCTTCTACAAAAACGTTTTTAAATGGAAACAGCGGGGTTGTTTTTGGAGAATGGACTGAAATTCAAGAGGCTTTGACAAAAAATGAGGCAAAAATTGAAGACTTTGTTGTGGAAAACGACCGACGCAACTCTGCGATTCCTCTGCTTGACATGAAAGGCATCAAAGCCCGTATTGAGCCAGGCGCGATCATCCGTGATCAAGTGGAAATCGGCGATAATGCTGTTATTATGATGGGTGCTTCTATTAATATCGGTTCTGTCATCGGTGAAGGTACAATGATCGACATGAACGTAGTCCTTGGCGGACGCGCAACCGTCGGCAAAAACTGTCACATTGGCGCAGGTTCTGTACTTGCGGGAGTAATTGAACCGCCTTCAGCTAAACCTGTTGTCATTGAAGATGATGTTGTAATCGGAGCTAATGCAGTTGTCCTTGAAGGCGTTACGGTCGGAAAAGGAGCGGTTGTTGCTGCTGGTGCGATTGTGATCGATGATGTTGCCCCTTATACAGTGGTAGCTGGTACACCTGCACGAAAGATTAAAGATATCGACGAAAAAACAAAATCAAAAACAGAAATCAAACAAGAATTAAGACAGCTATAA
- a CDS encoding flavodoxin, with the protein MGKTAIIYASMSGNTEAIADLIEKGLKETGAEAEKFEAMDIDGSAFSEYDHLLIGAYTWGDGDLPDEMLDLYDEMDDYDFSDKTIALFGSGDTAYDIFCGAVDLLAEKIQQNNGSLAIESLKIECFPGGKQEEACIEFGRQFAQCVKLSVHS; encoded by the coding sequence ATGGGGAAAACAGCAATTATTTATGCAAGCATGTCAGGCAACACGGAAGCCATTGCCGATTTAATTGAAAAAGGATTAAAAGAAACGGGCGCAGAAGCAGAGAAGTTTGAAGCAATGGATATTGACGGCTCTGCTTTCTCAGAGTACGATCACTTATTAATTGGTGCTTATACATGGGGAGATGGGGATCTGCCTGATGAAATGCTGGATCTTTATGATGAGATGGACGATTATGATTTTTCGGATAAAACCATCGCTTTATTTGGTTCAGGCGATACAGCTTATGATATTTTTTGCGGTGCGGTTGATCTGCTCGCTGAAAAAATTCAGCAAAATAACGGCTCTCTTGCAATCGAAAGCCTCAAAATTGAGTGTTTTCCAGGTGGTAAGCAGGAGGAAGCCTGTATAGAGTTCGGCCGTCAGTTTGCACAATGTGTCAAACTTTCTGTGCACTCATAA
- a CDS encoding exo-alpha-sialidase: MLHRGATAVEKVAGNGYFVSIKNEGLYFFDGHEHWEKLLRIDKKIRSLKLLGSYLFGVGEEGFIFRLNTLDFTSTEAYLPTTAAIWSIAGDDHGTVIIHGKHTIYLSSDSGRSWKGIKPFKHFTSKPVIRSLYLHENQLFIGTQIHAAHGGLWKYDCNLGSFSRIKKEVYSMISSIAVDKNRNLLICRGSAKGQAGSIEMANLNDGNNLNWVSCQNIYSEEAFLDVFCDETITYAASSQDKYGFSRIYALNEDTMALFPAETIKGHAFRVAGSGRTFFAAGLHESKKGDLYGYSAVVH; encoded by the coding sequence ATGTTACATAGAGGGGCAACTGCAGTCGAAAAAGTAGCGGGTAACGGATATTTTGTTTCAATAAAAAATGAAGGGCTTTATTTTTTTGACGGCCATGAGCACTGGGAAAAGCTTCTGAGAATTGATAAGAAAATCCGCAGCTTAAAATTGCTTGGTTCATATTTGTTCGGAGTCGGTGAAGAAGGCTTTATTTTCCGATTGAATACACTGGATTTCACGAGCACTGAAGCATACCTGCCCACAACAGCAGCCATTTGGTCGATTGCAGGTGATGATCACGGAACTGTCATTATTCATGGGAAACATACTATTTATCTTTCAAGTGACAGCGGGAGGTCATGGAAGGGCATCAAGCCGTTTAAGCACTTTACGTCAAAGCCTGTTATCAGATCTCTCTATCTTCACGAAAATCAGCTTTTTATCGGCACACAGATTCATGCAGCGCACGGAGGTTTGTGGAAATATGATTGTAATCTCGGCTCCTTTTCAAGAATTAAAAAGGAGGTTTATTCCATGATTTCTTCAATAGCGGTTGATAAAAATAGAAACCTTCTTATCTGCAGAGGCTCTGCAAAAGGGCAAGCAGGAAGTATTGAAATGGCAAACTTAAATGATGGGAATAACCTTAACTGGGTCAGCTGTCAAAATATTTACAGCGAAGAAGCCTTTTTGGATGTTTTTTGTGATGAGACGATCACGTATGCCGCGTCAAGCCAGGATAAGTATGGCTTTTCCAGAATATATGCATTAAATGAAGATACCATGGCTCTTTTTCCTGCAGAAACAATAAAAGGACATGCGTTCAGGGTTGCAGGCAGCGGACGTACTTTTTTTGCAGCAGGACTTCATGAAAGCAAAAAGGGTGACTTGTACGGTTATTCAGCAGTGGTTCATTAA
- a CDS encoding flavodoxin, whose translation MKKTLIIYASMSGNTEDIAKLIGKRLQEDEMDVTYEEMDVCDSESIKEYDYILAGSYTWGDGDLPYEAEDFYEELSDADFTGKKIGCFGSGDHSYPKFCEAVDILHGRFTETGADVFTDLLKIEGSPETDEDISECIRFAEVFSKWCAKSGRVALNVT comes from the coding sequence TTGAAAAAAACTCTTATTATATATGCGAGTATGTCAGGAAACACAGAAGATATTGCTAAACTGATCGGAAAAAGACTGCAAGAAGACGAGATGGATGTTACATACGAAGAAATGGATGTTTGTGATAGCGAAAGTATCAAGGAATACGATTATATACTTGCAGGATCTTATACATGGGGGGATGGAGATCTTCCTTATGAAGCAGAGGACTTTTACGAAGAACTCTCTGACGCTGATTTTACAGGCAAAAAAATCGGGTGCTTTGGTTCGGGAGATCACTCATATCCGAAGTTTTGCGAGGCGGTTGACATCTTACATGGAAGATTTACAGAAACGGGGGCGGATGTTTTTACAGACTTGCTGAAGATAGAGGGTTCCCCTGAAACGGATGAGGACATTTCTGAATGCATCAGGTTTGCTGAAGTCTTTTCTAAATGGTGTGCAAAAAGCGGGAGGGTGGCATTGAATGTTACATAG
- a CDS encoding LysR family transcriptional regulator: MQLTELRMLVVLSEEMNMRKASERLFVSQPALSQRLQSIEKSWGFQIFIRSQKGLTLTPSGEKIVAFAKEVTKKEEKLREEISELEGEVHGTLKIAVASIIGQHWLPNILKQYVSKYPHAKISLITGWSSEILKSMYEDHVHIGIIRGNPEWKGVKQHLLTDTLYLVDTEIQKVEDLIKTERPFIQFKSDSSYYQEIQDWWHKHFQSSPKRTIVVDQIETCKQMAYNGIGYAILPSVTLLDDERDIYKIPLLNEQGEPIVRDTWLLGFESSFKLKQVQAFLDVLKENNKAIH; this comes from the coding sequence ATGCAATTAACCGAATTAAGAATGCTTGTTGTTCTGTCAGAGGAAATGAATATGCGAAAAGCATCTGAACGGCTGTTTGTCTCTCAGCCTGCGTTGTCTCAAAGACTTCAGTCGATTGAGAAATCATGGGGGTTTCAGATTTTCATCCGCTCTCAAAAAGGACTCACTCTCACTCCTTCTGGAGAAAAAATTGTGGCCTTTGCAAAAGAAGTAACAAAAAAAGAAGAGAAACTGAGAGAAGAAATATCAGAGCTTGAAGGAGAGGTTCATGGAACGCTCAAGATAGCTGTTGCGTCAATTATTGGGCAGCACTGGCTTCCTAACATCTTAAAGCAGTATGTCAGTAAATACCCGCATGCAAAAATATCGCTCATAACAGGCTGGAGCAGTGAAATTTTAAAAAGCATGTACGAGGATCATGTTCACATCGGAATCATCAGGGGAAATCCTGAGTGGAAAGGCGTTAAACAGCATTTACTAACAGATACTCTGTATTTAGTAGATACTGAAATTCAGAAGGTTGAGGACCTTATTAAAACAGAAAGACCTTTTATTCAATTTAAAAGCGATTCATCTTACTATCAGGAAATTCAGGATTGGTGGCACAAACATTTTCAAAGCAGTCCAAAACGCACCATTGTTGTGGATCAAATCGAAACTTGCAAACAAATGGCCTACAATGGCATTGGCTACGCCATACTGCCATCCGTCACACTGCTTGATGATGAACGGGATATTTATAAAATACCGCTGCTGAATGAACAAGGCGAGCCAATTGTCAGGGATACGTGGCTGCTTGGATTTGAATCCTCTTTTAAGTTAAAGCAGGTTCAGGCATTTCTTGATGTTTTAAAAGAGAATAATAAAGCAATTCATTAA
- a CDS encoding sulfite exporter TauE/SafE family protein — protein MEWPIFFIGIAATFIGTLAGSGGMINMPLMLLYGLPVHTIISSNKFANTLSSFSSFYVLLKKREIHFKEILYTAPFTLSGGIAGAYFTSRINENMMTYIALFLLIFALGLNFFKKPKEQNSGESKIKKRLYPLVFGIGAYDGMFGPGQGTLLMYTFLHQGFSYIKSVAFTRFQTFLSCSGAFATYAMAGIMNWTIALSLAAGSIIGAQLAVGFASKLSFSHASLLIRLITVLIIIQLFYNLIFQEGK, from the coding sequence ATGGAATGGCCGATTTTTTTCATTGGAATTGCAGCGACATTTATCGGAACTCTTGCGGGCAGCGGAGGCATGATCAATATGCCGCTCATGCTGCTTTACGGCTTGCCTGTTCATACAATCATCTCCTCAAATAAATTTGCCAATACTTTGAGCTCCTTTTCAAGCTTTTATGTGCTGCTGAAGAAACGGGAAATTCATTTCAAAGAGATTTTGTATACAGCCCCTTTTACACTATCAGGAGGAATTGCCGGAGCTTATTTCACGAGCAGGATTAATGAGAACATGATGACCTACATCGCTCTTTTTCTGCTGATCTTCGCATTGGGATTAAATTTTTTTAAAAAGCCCAAGGAGCAAAACTCGGGGGAGAGCAAAATTAAAAAAAGACTCTATCCTCTAGTCTTTGGGATTGGCGCTTATGACGGCATGTTCGGACCAGGTCAGGGCACTCTTCTGATGTACACATTCCTTCATCAGGGTTTTTCGTATATTAAATCCGTTGCGTTTACGAGATTTCAAACGTTTTTAAGCTGTTCTGGCGCATTTGCCACATATGCAATGGCCGGAATCATGAACTGGACGATCGCACTGAGTCTTGCGGCCGGAAGCATTATTGGAGCACAGCTTGCGGTGGGATTTGCGAGTAAGCTCAGTTTTTCCCACGCTTCTTTGCTGATACGGCTGATTACCGTTCTGATCATCATCCAGTTATTTTATAATCTTATTTTTCAGGAGGGAAAGTGA
- a CDS encoding VOC family protein — translation MSLSIVKLHHIQLCAPFEKEEKAREFYLEKLGFQEINKPDSLLKNGGFWCKAGNAELHIGLEEMEGAKGKRHPAFQVEDLKASRCLLEKYKIKIQEETEIPGIQRLSFFDPFGNRIELLQIQRSGVDSSI, via the coding sequence ATGAGTTTATCGATCGTAAAGCTGCATCATATCCAGCTGTGTGCACCATTTGAAAAAGAAGAAAAAGCACGTGAATTTTACTTAGAAAAATTGGGTTTCCAAGAAATAAATAAACCCGATTCTCTTTTAAAAAATGGAGGGTTCTGGTGCAAAGCCGGAAACGCAGAGCTTCATATTGGACTCGAGGAAATGGAAGGGGCAAAGGGCAAACGTCATCCTGCCTTTCAGGTAGAGGATCTGAAAGCTTCAAGATGCTTGCTCGAAAAATATAAAATCAAGATTCAAGAAGAAACAGAGATTCCCGGAATTCAGCGGCTTTCTTTTTTTGATCCCTTTGGAAATAGAATTGAGCTGCTTCAAATACAGAGAAGCGGAGTGGACAGCTCAATATAA
- a CDS encoding MDR family MFS transporter, translating into MTQAVLEKEQIKKQSSNMKRPFVLAAVMLAMFMAAIEATIVSTAMPAIVGELGGFSLYSWVFSSYLLMNAVTVLIYGKLSDLFGRKPVLIFGISVFLVGSIFCGLVNSMEWLIAARFVQGFGAGAVMPVASTIVGDIYSKEERAKIQGYLSSVWGISAIMGPAIGGLLVQFVSWRFVFWINIPLGLLAIAGLVLYLHEDVERKKHSIDYKGAFLLFASISTAMAVLVEGGIRWPWLSAPILFLTAAAILSFVLFIRQENRVKEPMMPFEIWREKSIFIANMTSLTTGVMLIGISSFLPAFVQAVMGQTPIVAGFTLTAMSIGWPVAATVSGNLLLKIGFRTTSVIGGIALIAGSLVFLNLSPDDGPLWAALGSFIVGIGMGMTTTAFIVSIQSTVSWEQRGSATAANMFMRTLGNTIGAALLGGILNTRLQSYFNKQGINESVNLDSVNQLLSSESASMLSNEAIQALKAGLTQSLHSVYMVVFAFALISFLLVLILPKERKKA; encoded by the coding sequence ATGACACAGGCAGTACTTGAAAAAGAACAAATCAAAAAGCAATCATCTAACATGAAGCGTCCCTTCGTTCTTGCGGCTGTCATGCTTGCTATGTTTATGGCAGCAATTGAGGCGACAATTGTTTCCACCGCCATGCCTGCGATTGTAGGCGAGCTTGGAGGCTTCTCTCTATACAGCTGGGTTTTTTCTTCTTATTTGCTGATGAATGCCGTTACGGTTTTAATTTATGGAAAGCTTTCTGATTTATTCGGGCGAAAGCCAGTATTGATATTTGGAATTTCCGTTTTTTTAGTTGGCTCCATTTTTTGCGGATTGGTGAATTCGATGGAATGGCTGATTGCAGCGAGATTTGTCCAGGGATTTGGTGCAGGAGCTGTCATGCCGGTAGCGTCAACGATTGTAGGGGATATTTATTCGAAGGAAGAACGGGCTAAGATACAGGGGTATTTATCCAGCGTTTGGGGAATCTCAGCAATCATGGGCCCGGCAATAGGAGGATTGCTCGTCCAATTTGTCAGCTGGCGATTTGTGTTTTGGATTAACATTCCGCTTGGGCTATTGGCGATAGCTGGATTGGTGCTGTATCTCCATGAAGATGTGGAGAGGAAAAAGCATTCGATTGACTACAAAGGCGCTTTCCTCTTATTTGCGTCTATAAGTACAGCAATGGCCGTCCTTGTTGAAGGCGGTATCAGATGGCCGTGGCTGTCTGCTCCCATTCTTTTTCTGACTGCTGCAGCCATTCTTTCTTTTGTCCTATTTATTCGACAAGAAAATCGTGTAAAAGAGCCTATGATGCCTTTTGAAATTTGGAGAGAGAAAAGCATCTTTATAGCGAATATGACATCGCTGACTACTGGGGTCATGCTGATTGGCATTTCGTCCTTTTTACCTGCATTTGTTCAGGCAGTAATGGGCCAAACGCCAATAGTCGCAGGTTTTACACTGACAGCAATGTCGATTGGATGGCCGGTTGCAGCCACCGTATCGGGAAATCTGCTGTTGAAAATTGGTTTTCGGACAACCTCTGTTATTGGGGGAATCGCCCTGATTGCAGGAAGTCTTGTTTTTTTAAATTTAAGCCCTGATGACGGCCCATTGTGGGCAGCCCTAGGGTCGTTTATTGTCGGGATTGGCATGGGAATGACGACGACAGCATTTATTGTCTCCATTCAAAGCACAGTCAGCTGGGAGCAAAGAGGATCAGCGACAGCTGCAAATATGTTTATGAGAACGCTTGGCAATACAATTGGAGCTGCCCTTTTAGGAGGGATTCTAAATACAAGGTTACAATCCTATTTTAACAAACAGGGAATCAATGAATCGGTCAACTTGGATTCCGTGAATCAGCTGTTAAGCTCTGAATCTGCATCCATGCTTTCAAACGAGGCTATTCAGGCGTTAAAAGCCGGTTTGACGCAATCCCTTCACAGTGTTTACATGGTTGTTTTTGCGTTTGCACTCATCAGTTTTCTGCTGGTTTTAATTTTGCCTAAAGAAAGAAAAAAAGCGTAG